A part of Misgurnus anguillicaudatus chromosome 6, ASM2758022v2, whole genome shotgun sequence genomic DNA contains:
- the LOC129434058 gene encoding C-C motif chemokine 3-like 1 isoform X1 — protein sequence MRHLMALMFLVIFCSLQLTISAPVALDKSTCCYKFSNAVIPLKLVKSFYRTDSSCSKPAIVFKTDKREICVDPETSWVSKHIAKVNMKTSTSTTTTMTTVQKPKPTQS from the exons ATGAGACATCTGATGGCTTTGATGTTTCTGGTGATCTTCTGCTCTCTGCAGCTGACTATAAGTG CTCCAGTTGCTTTGGACAAATCAACATGCTGTTATAAGTTCAGCAATGCAGTGATTCCTCTGAAACTGGTGAAGTCATTTTATAGGACTGACAGCAGCTGCTCCAAACCAGCCATTGT GTTTAAGACAGACAAAAGAGAGATCTGTGTAGATCCAGAAACCAGCTGGGTGAGCAAGCACATCGCTAAAGTGAATATGAAAACTTCAACTAGCACAACAACTACAATGACTACAGTACAAAAACCTAAACCGACACAGTCTTAA